A DNA window from Cobetia marina contains the following coding sequences:
- the tilS gene encoding tRNA lysidine(34) synthetase TilS: MSLSSSLDSMSSSPQSLGEMAESRALVAVRAALATTDSRHTVWIALSGGLDSVMLARLAARATQECPRRLRLVHVHHGLQAANDDFERLARRLASRLGLPLSVRHLALDEAAFKSRGVEAAAREARLAALTACLAAGDSLWLAQHQDDQAETLLLNALRGSGGRGLAAMPPERALTVGNSPTGRDLPPHARARLVRPLLDVSRRDLETLASQQGLCVSRDWCEDPSNLSQRFDRNYLRHTVLPALEGRWPQAAGSLARSAQQLQEEQSLLDELAAELLAKVRLSGAERVTPGQEQEQEQEQEQEQEQEQEQEQEQEQEQEQEQEQEQEVQLSLARLGELSEPRQRLVLRHLCQSRGWPVPPRGRLASLQQWIATPPDSVAEVRWHSPVSSLVVRLWRGQLWWQVSDTVTRHGLGDGVSDCQRRELDDRARQSWQALAAQEDEVVIGQRQPGDVMRLADRGRRDLKRLLQEADIPPWQRHQLRVARRARDQAIVALWHPACGWWLRAKPSG, translated from the coding sequence ATGTCTCTGTCTTCTTCACTGGACTCGATGTCCTCGTCTCCGCAGTCTCTTGGCGAGATGGCGGAATCGCGCGCACTCGTTGCCGTCCGTGCGGCGTTGGCAACAACGGATTCACGGCACACGGTATGGATCGCACTCTCGGGCGGACTGGATTCGGTGATGCTGGCGAGGCTGGCGGCACGAGCGACGCAGGAGTGCCCGCGGCGACTGCGGCTGGTGCATGTGCACCATGGCCTGCAGGCGGCCAATGATGATTTCGAGCGTCTGGCGCGCAGGCTGGCCTCGCGGTTGGGGTTGCCGTTGAGTGTGCGCCATCTGGCGCTGGATGAGGCGGCATTCAAGTCGCGAGGCGTGGAGGCTGCCGCACGTGAGGCGCGGCTGGCGGCACTGACGGCCTGTCTGGCGGCGGGCGATAGCCTGTGGCTGGCGCAGCATCAGGATGATCAGGCCGAGACATTGTTGCTCAACGCGCTGCGCGGCAGTGGCGGGCGCGGGCTGGCGGCCATGCCGCCTGAGCGGGCGCTGACTGTGGGCAACTCGCCCACTGGGCGAGATCTGCCCCCCCATGCGCGTGCACGACTGGTACGCCCGCTGCTGGATGTCTCTCGCCGTGATCTCGAGACTCTGGCGAGTCAGCAAGGGCTGTGTGTCTCACGAGACTGGTGCGAGGACCCCAGCAATCTCAGTCAGCGTTTCGATCGCAATTATCTGCGTCACACGGTGCTGCCGGCACTCGAAGGGCGTTGGCCACAGGCTGCGGGCAGCCTTGCGCGCTCGGCGCAGCAGCTCCAGGAAGAGCAGTCATTGCTGGATGAGCTGGCGGCCGAGCTGCTGGCGAAGGTACGGCTGTCAGGCGCGGAGCGCGTCACGCCGGGGCAGGAGCAAGAGCAAGAGCAAGAGCAAGAGCAAGAGCAAGAGCAAGAGCAAGAGCAAGAGCAAGAGCAAGAGCAAGAGCAAGAGCAAGAGCAAGAGCAGGAGCAGGAGGTGCAGCTGTCGTTGGCACGTCTGGGCGAGTTGAGTGAGCCACGCCAGCGTCTGGTGTTGCGTCACCTGTGCCAATCACGCGGCTGGCCGGTGCCGCCGCGCGGGCGCCTGGCCAGTCTGCAGCAGTGGATCGCCACGCCGCCGGACTCGGTGGCGGAGGTGCGCTGGCACAGTCCGGTCTCAAGTCTGGTGGTGCGCCTCTGGCGCGGTCAGCTGTGGTGGCAGGTGAGTGATACCGTTACAAGGCATGGTCTTGGTGATGGGGTCAGTGACTGCCAACGGCGTGAACTGGATGATCGGGCGAGACAGAGCTGGCAGGCATTGGCCGCGCAGGAGGACGAAGTCGTGATCGGTCAGCGTCAGCCGGGTGATGTCATGCGTCTGGCTGACAGGGGCCGGCGGGACCTCAAGCGCCTGCTGCAGGAAGCCGACATCCCACCCTGGCAGCGCCACCAGCTGCGGGTAGCGCGACGTGCCCGCGATCAAGCCATCGTGGCGCTATGGCATCCCGCGTGCGGGTGGTGGTTGCGAGCAAAGCCGAGTGGCTGA
- a CDS encoding anti-sigma factor gives MHESFDLSDPELRETAAGEYALGTLTRSERAAFESLLSVSHDLQRDVERWREHLNVFNEQLPPVAPPADVWQGIAEATGTARQPWWRRLGLWQGMTATAFSLALAVSLTFSLGQNESMESDYVFVVSNPDSSPGWIVNASHSGEMMVQAVSPNAPAPGKVCELWLMAKDGKEPMSLGILPHSGTMKVEVPKEYLAAFPDSDLVITLENPGGAPSGQNMGPTLKKGQFTAVEGRHIL, from the coding sequence ATGCATGAGTCATTTGATCTGAGCGATCCCGAACTGCGTGAAACCGCAGCGGGCGAGTACGCGCTCGGAACCCTGACACGCAGTGAGCGCGCCGCTTTCGAGTCGCTGCTCTCCGTGAGTCACGACCTGCAGCGCGATGTGGAGCGCTGGCGCGAACACCTGAACGTGTTCAATGAACAGCTGCCCCCTGTCGCGCCGCCCGCCGATGTCTGGCAAGGCATCGCCGAGGCGACGGGCACCGCCCGGCAGCCGTGGTGGCGTCGCCTGGGCCTGTGGCAAGGCATGACGGCCACGGCGTTCAGCCTCGCACTCGCCGTCAGCCTGACCTTCAGTCTGGGTCAGAACGAGAGCATGGAGAGCGACTACGTGTTCGTGGTCAGCAACCCTGACAGCAGCCCCGGCTGGATCGTCAATGCCTCCCACTCGGGTGAGATGATGGTCCAGGCCGTCAGCCCCAACGCCCCGGCCCCCGGCAAGGTCTGCGAGCTGTGGCTGATGGCCAAGGATGGCAAGGAGCCGATGTCACTGGGCATCCTGCCGCACTCCGGCACCATGAAGGTGGAGGTGCCGAAGGAATATCTGGCCGCCTTCCCCGACAGCGATCTGGTGATCACGCTGGAAAATCCGGGCGGCGCTCCCTCCGGTCAGAACATGGGGCCAACGCTCAAGAAAGGCCAGTTCACCGCCGTCGAAGGCCGCCACATTCTGTAG
- a CDS encoding sigma-70 family RNA polymerase sigma factor, producing MQDSRNDALIEYLSGCARQDAKALDRLYRATSAHLYAQLLRILRHEASAQDCLQQVYIRVWAAAGQYDAGRARPMTWLGTMTRNIAIDWIRRQRPSEHDSDELIAAMPGRSDIEADVDLAQHSGELHQCLAELNDDQRRALELAYFEGLTHQDLANQLDQPLGTVKSWVRRGLERLKTCMSHLI from the coding sequence ATGCAGGATTCCCGAAATGATGCACTGATAGAGTATCTGTCGGGATGTGCCCGGCAGGATGCCAAGGCACTGGATCGACTTTATCGCGCAACCAGTGCGCATCTATACGCTCAGTTGCTGCGTATCTTGAGACATGAGGCATCCGCGCAGGATTGTCTTCAGCAGGTCTACATCCGGGTATGGGCCGCCGCCGGCCAGTATGACGCCGGCCGCGCCCGCCCGATGACCTGGCTCGGCACCATGACCCGCAACATCGCCATCGACTGGATACGTCGACAGCGACCCAGCGAGCACGACAGCGACGAATTGATCGCTGCCATGCCCGGTCGAAGTGATATCGAGGCAGATGTCGACCTGGCCCAGCACAGTGGTGAACTCCACCAGTGTCTGGCCGAGCTGAATGACGATCAACGCCGCGCCCTGGAACTGGCCTACTTCGAAGGCCTCACCCACCAGGATCTGGCCAACCAACTGGACCAGCCCTTGGGCACCGTCAAGAGCTGGGTCCGACGTGGACTCGAGAGGTTAAAGACATGCATGAGTCATTTGATCTGA
- the ppx gene encoding exopolyphosphatase produces MHLSDSASSLPDSSPAATDTSDDAPLLKLAAIDLGSNSFHLLLANHQAGQLQVVAKQGEKIQLAAGLDEDGMLSEDAMERALNCLAQFAPFLDGIEAEHLRIVGTNALRAAHNSQTLIDRAEELLGHPIEIIAGREEARLIYLGAAHALADVHGKRLIIDIGGGSTEFIIGEQFEPLLLESLHMGCVAYTKAFFSDGEISEKRMRRAELAARSELASIQRSYRELGWDDPVGSSGTIKAAASVMEAHGWAAHGLVTREGLHRLRTALLGFKRLDKVSLPGLKSDRASVFPAGVAILCGIFEALELEQIRYSDGALREGVLFDLIGRNTAEDSRIAAIDLLRRRYGIDTRHAANVRDTALALFDQVADAWSLGATSRQMLAWGAELHEVGLAISHSQFHRHGAYLIEHSDLQGFSRPEQKALAFLVRAHRRKFASRELANLPLTLQPRLARLARLLRIAVMLNHSRPEQPVLGTQLSAKGDELRLSLAEEYRDHSLICDDLTQESSLQKAADMTLTLEDVD; encoded by the coding sequence ATGCATTTGAGTGATTCAGCCTCCTCTCTACCTGACAGCTCCCCCGCTGCCACGGACACCAGTGACGATGCACCACTGTTGAAGCTGGCCGCCATCGATCTCGGCTCCAACAGTTTCCATCTGCTGCTGGCCAATCATCAGGCCGGACAATTGCAGGTCGTGGCCAAGCAGGGCGAGAAGATCCAGCTGGCAGCTGGCCTGGATGAAGACGGCATGCTCAGTGAAGATGCCATGGAGCGTGCGCTCAACTGCCTCGCACAGTTCGCGCCCTTCCTGGATGGCATCGAGGCGGAGCATCTGCGCATCGTCGGCACCAACGCGCTGCGTGCCGCGCACAACAGCCAGACATTGATCGATCGCGCCGAGGAATTGCTAGGGCATCCCATCGAGATCATCGCCGGCCGTGAAGAAGCGCGCCTGATCTATCTGGGGGCCGCCCATGCCCTGGCCGATGTGCATGGCAAGCGCCTCATCATCGACATCGGCGGCGGCTCGACGGAATTCATCATCGGTGAACAGTTCGAGCCGCTGTTGCTGGAAAGTCTGCACATGGGCTGCGTGGCCTATACCAAGGCATTCTTCTCTGACGGCGAGATCAGCGAGAAACGCATGCGCCGTGCCGAACTGGCCGCTCGCTCGGAGCTGGCCAGCATACAGCGCAGCTATCGCGAGCTGGGCTGGGACGACCCCGTCGGCTCCTCCGGCACCATCAAGGCAGCCGCCAGCGTGATGGAAGCCCATGGCTGGGCAGCACACGGCCTGGTGACTCGCGAGGGACTCCATCGGCTGCGCACCGCTCTCTTGGGATTCAAGCGTCTCGACAAGGTCAGCCTGCCAGGCCTGAAAAGTGACCGCGCCAGCGTCTTCCCGGCCGGGGTCGCGATCCTGTGCGGTATCTTCGAAGCCCTGGAACTCGAGCAGATCCGCTACTCCGATGGCGCGTTGCGCGAAGGCGTGCTGTTTGATCTGATCGGTCGCAATACGGCGGAAGACTCGCGCATCGCGGCCATCGATCTGCTGCGCCGTCGCTATGGTATCGACACCCGCCATGCGGCCAACGTGCGCGATACCGCGCTGGCGCTGTTCGACCAGGTCGCGGATGCGTGGTCACTGGGGGCAACCTCCCGTCAGATGCTGGCCTGGGGGGCCGAACTGCATGAAGTCGGGCTGGCCATCTCGCATAGCCAGTTCCATCGTCATGGCGCCTACCTGATCGAGCATTCCGACCTGCAGGGGTTCTCGCGACCGGAGCAGAAGGCGCTCGCCTTCCTGGTACGCGCCCATCGTCGCAAGTTCGCCAGCCGGGAGCTTGCCAATCTGCCGCTGACGCTCCAGCCACGCCTCGCCCGTCTGGCACGCCTGCTGCGCATCGCCGTGATGCTCAATCATTCACGCCCTGAACAGCCTGTCCTCGGCACGCAATTGAGCGCCAAGGGCGACGAATTGCGGCTGAGCCTGGCAGAAGAATATCGGGATCACAGTCTGATCTGTGATGACCTGACCCAGGAAAGCAGTCTGCAGAAGGCCGCCGACATGACGCTCACCCTCGAAGACGTCGACTGA
- the rho gene encoding transcription termination factor Rho gives MNLTQLKQNTVPELLELAQTMGIDNLARSRKQDIIFAILKKHAKSGEDIYGDGVLEILQDGFGFLRSADSSYLAGPDDIYVSPSQIRRFNLRKGDTISGKIRPPKEGERYFALLKVNQINFDRPENAKHKILFENLTPLFPQSRLLMEIGNGSTEDITSRILDLTAPIGKGQRGLIVSPPKAGKTMMLQNIAASITRNNPECHLIVLLIDERPEEVTEMSRTVRGEVVASTFDEPPARHVQVAEMVIEKAKRLVEHKKDVVILLDSITRLARAYNTVVPSSGKVLTGGVDAHALEKPKRFFGAARNIEEGGSLTILATALVDTGSKMDEVIFEEFKGTGNMEAHLDRKLAERRVFPALNIRRSGTRREDLIASEDEMQRMWILRKLLNPMEDVAATEFLIDRLKDTKTNLEFFEAMKRR, from the coding sequence ATGAATCTTACCCAACTCAAGCAAAATACCGTCCCGGAACTGCTGGAACTCGCCCAGACCATGGGGATCGACAACCTGGCACGTTCGCGCAAGCAGGACATCATCTTCGCCATCCTCAAGAAGCACGCGAAAAGCGGCGAGGATATCTATGGTGATGGTGTGCTGGAAATCCTGCAGGACGGCTTCGGCTTCCTGCGCAGTGCGGATTCTTCCTACCTTGCTGGCCCCGACGACATCTACGTTTCCCCGTCCCAGATTCGCCGCTTCAATCTGCGCAAGGGCGATACCATTTCCGGCAAGATTCGTCCGCCGAAGGAAGGGGAACGTTACTTCGCGCTGCTCAAGGTCAATCAGATCAACTTTGACCGTCCCGAGAACGCCAAGCACAAGATCCTGTTCGAGAACCTGACGCCGCTGTTCCCGCAATCGCGTCTGCTGATGGAAATCGGCAACGGTTCCACCGAGGACATCACCTCGCGCATCCTGGATCTCACGGCCCCGATCGGCAAGGGACAGCGTGGTCTGATCGTGTCACCGCCCAAGGCGGGCAAGACGATGATGCTGCAGAACATCGCCGCCTCCATCACTCGCAACAACCCCGAATGTCACCTCATCGTGCTGCTGATCGATGAGCGTCCTGAGGAAGTCACCGAAATGTCGCGCACCGTGCGCGGCGAAGTCGTGGCCTCCACCTTCGATGAGCCGCCGGCCCGTCACGTCCAGGTCGCCGAGATGGTGATCGAGAAGGCCAAGCGTCTGGTGGAGCACAAGAAGGATGTCGTCATCCTGCTCGATTCCATCACGCGTCTGGCGCGTGCCTACAACACCGTGGTGCCGTCCTCCGGCAAGGTGTTGACCGGTGGTGTCGATGCGCATGCCCTCGAGAAGCCGAAGCGCTTCTTCGGTGCCGCGCGCAACATCGAGGAAGGCGGCAGTCTGACCATCCTCGCCACGGCACTGGTCGACACCGGTTCCAAGATGGACGAAGTCATCTTCGAGGAGTTCAAGGGCACCGGTAACATGGAAGCGCACCTCGACCGCAAGCTGGCCGAGCGTCGTGTCTTCCCGGCACTCAACATCCGTCGTTCCGGTACGCGTCGTGAAGACCTGATCGCGTCTGAAGATGAAATGCAGCGCATGTGGATCCTGCGCAAGCTGCTCAATCCGATGGAAGACGTGGCCGCGACCGAATTCCTGATCGACCGCCTGAAAGATACCAAGACCAACCTCGAGTTCTTCGAGGCCATGAAGCGCCGCTGA
- the folM gene encoding dihydromonapterin reductase: protein MSQSPILITGGAQRLGRYCAERLVDDGHPVIISYRREREELDALRALGIRTVQADFSSEAGIQAFIATIREMTPTLRAIVHNASDWAPDGGAEERGEMFEHLFRVHMQAPYLINLALRDLLEAGIETQADIIHMSDFVVQKGSRKHAAYAASKAGLENLTLSFASMFAPRIQVNTIAPALIMLRPDDDDDYAERARAKSAMQSVPGPGVIWQALRYLLDSPYVTGTTLPVDGGRHLT, encoded by the coding sequence ATGAGTCAGTCCCCCATTCTGATCACCGGTGGCGCCCAGCGACTGGGGCGCTACTGCGCCGAACGTCTGGTGGATGATGGCCATCCCGTCATCATCAGTTACCGACGTGAGCGCGAAGAGCTCGATGCCCTGCGGGCGTTGGGTATCCGCACCGTCCAGGCGGATTTCTCCAGTGAGGCGGGCATCCAGGCCTTCATCGCGACGATTCGTGAGATGACGCCGACGTTGAGGGCCATCGTGCACAATGCCAGCGACTGGGCGCCGGATGGTGGGGCGGAGGAGCGCGGCGAGATGTTCGAGCATCTGTTTCGCGTCCACATGCAGGCGCCGTATCTGATCAATCTGGCGCTGCGTGATCTGCTGGAGGCAGGTATCGAGACTCAGGCCGACATCATTCACATGAGTGATTTCGTGGTCCAGAAAGGCTCGCGCAAGCATGCGGCCTACGCGGCCAGCAAGGCGGGGCTCGAGAATCTGACCTTGTCGTTCGCATCGATGTTCGCGCCACGCATCCAGGTCAACACCATCGCGCCGGCGCTGATCATGCTGCGCCCGGACGACGATGATGACTACGCCGAGCGAGCGCGGGCCAAGTCTGCGATGCAGAGTGTGCCGGGCCCAGGGGTGATCTGGCAGGCGCTGCGTTATCTGCTGGACAGTCCCTATGTCACGGGCACGACACTGCCGGTGGATGGCGGACGTCATCTCACGTGA
- a CDS encoding FAD-binding oxidoreductase, translating into MTARTLTCHVESVEDLTPDVFRVRFAARPEALAHAPGQYLEMKLDDTTWVPFSIANAAKGDGVLELHIQHWPERSNSARLRSLLVAANQLELRLPNGECVLDLDDPSPVVLICAGTGFSQMHAMLQAAFAHGLNQPIELWWAARERRDLYLESAALHWAASQPNFRYVPVLEEAPEAGDAHHQALEAAGVEASFNGHIGRIDDALRAHAESMAGKRVYLSGSPGMVYACVDALTPLGVEASALSSDVFSYAPREPLLDPALVSG; encoded by the coding sequence ATGACGGCGCGGACCCTGACCTGTCATGTCGAGAGTGTGGAAGACCTGACCCCGGACGTGTTTCGTGTGCGCTTTGCCGCACGTCCCGAGGCCCTGGCGCATGCGCCGGGCCAGTATCTCGAGATGAAGCTCGACGACACCACCTGGGTACCGTTCTCCATCGCCAACGCTGCCAAGGGAGATGGCGTGCTTGAGCTGCATATCCAGCACTGGCCGGAGCGCAGCAACTCGGCGCGTCTGCGCAGCCTGCTGGTCGCGGCCAATCAGCTGGAGTTGCGCCTGCCGAATGGCGAATGCGTGCTCGATCTCGACGACCCCAGTCCCGTCGTGCTGATCTGTGCCGGTACCGGATTCTCGCAGATGCATGCCATGTTGCAGGCAGCGTTTGCACACGGCCTCAATCAGCCCATCGAACTGTGGTGGGCCGCGCGTGAGCGTCGGGATCTGTATCTGGAAAGCGCCGCGCTCCACTGGGCCGCCAGTCAGCCCAATTTCCGCTACGTGCCGGTACTGGAAGAAGCGCCTGAGGCGGGTGATGCTCACCATCAGGCACTGGAAGCGGCTGGGGTCGAGGCAAGCTTCAATGGCCATATCGGTCGTATCGATGATGCGCTGCGAGCGCATGCGGAGAGCATGGCAGGCAAGCGCGTCTATCTGTCGGGCTCGCCCGGCATGGTCTATGCCTGTGTCGATGCGCTGACGCCGTTGGGGGTCGAGGCCAGCGCGCTGAGCTCCGATGTCTTCAGTTATGCACCACGCGAGCCGCTGCTGGATCCGGCGCTGGTATCCGGCTGA
- the ubiD gene encoding 4-hydroxy-3-polyprenylbenzoate decarboxylase, producing the protein MQYRDLRDFIAALEEKGELKRIRAEVDPYLEMTEICDRTLKAGGPALLFENVKGHSMPVLGNLFGTPRRVALGMGQESVEALREVGELLAFLKEPEPPRGFRDAWDKLPIFKQVMSMGPKRVKRAPCQEVVLEGDDVDLDMIPIQHCWPGDAAPLVTWPLVITRGPHKERQNLGIYRQQKLGKNRLIMRWLAHRGGALDFREWQKAHPGEPFPVAVALGADPATILGAVTPVPDTLSEYAFAGLLRGSRTELVKCGLSELEVPASAEIILEGYLYPDDMAPEGPYGDHTGYYNEVETFPVFTIERITHRRDPIYHSTYTGRPPDEPAILGLALNEVFVPILRKQFPEIVDFYLPPEGCSYRMAVVTMKKQYPGHAKRVMMGVWSFLRQFMYTKFVIVLDDDVDARKWEDVIWAITTRMDPSRDTVLVDNTPIDYLDFASPTAGLGSKMGMDATNKWPGETDREWGEPIVMSDEIVSRVDERWDSLGILD; encoded by the coding sequence ATGCAGTATCGAGACTTGCGCGATTTCATCGCGGCGCTGGAAGAGAAGGGCGAACTCAAGCGCATTCGTGCCGAGGTGGACCCTTACCTGGAGATGACCGAGATCTGCGATCGCACCCTGAAGGCGGGTGGTCCGGCGTTGCTGTTCGAGAACGTCAAGGGCCACAGCATGCCGGTGCTGGGCAATCTGTTCGGCACACCGCGTCGTGTGGCGCTGGGCATGGGGCAGGAATCGGTCGAGGCGCTGCGCGAAGTCGGCGAGCTGCTCGCCTTCCTCAAGGAGCCGGAGCCGCCCAGAGGCTTCCGTGATGCCTGGGACAAGTTGCCGATCTTCAAGCAGGTGATGAGCATGGGCCCCAAGCGGGTCAAGCGTGCGCCCTGTCAGGAAGTCGTGCTGGAAGGGGATGATGTCGATCTCGACATGATTCCGATCCAGCACTGCTGGCCCGGAGATGCCGCGCCGCTGGTGACCTGGCCGCTGGTGATTACCCGCGGGCCGCACAAGGAGCGTCAGAACCTCGGCATCTACCGTCAGCAGAAGCTTGGCAAGAATCGGCTGATCATGCGCTGGCTGGCGCACCGTGGCGGGGCTCTGGATTTCCGTGAGTGGCAGAAGGCCCATCCGGGTGAGCCCTTCCCGGTCGCCGTGGCGCTGGGGGCTGACCCGGCGACGATTCTGGGCGCTGTCACTCCGGTGCCGGATACGCTGTCCGAGTATGCCTTCGCGGGGCTGCTGCGCGGCTCGCGCACCGAGCTGGTCAAATGTGGCCTGTCGGAGCTCGAGGTGCCGGCCAGCGCCGAGATCATCCTCGAGGGCTACCTGTATCCGGATGACATGGCACCGGAAGGCCCCTACGGCGATCACACCGGCTATTACAACGAGGTCGAGACCTTCCCCGTCTTCACCATCGAGCGCATCACCCATCGGCGCGATCCGATCTATCACTCGACCTATACCGGGCGTCCACCGGATGAGCCGGCGATTCTCGGTCTGGCCCTCAATGAGGTCTTCGTGCCGATTCTGCGCAAGCAGTTCCCGGAGATCGTCGACTTCTATCTGCCGCCGGAGGGATGCTCCTACCGCATGGCGGTGGTGACGATGAAGAAGCAGTACCCCGGCCACGCCAAGCGCGTGATGATGGGAGTCTGGAGCTTCCTGCGCCAGTTCATGTATACCAAGTTCGTGATCGTGCTGGATGATGATGTCGATGCCCGCAAGTGGGAAGATGTCATCTGGGCCATCACCACGCGGATGGACCCGAGCCGTGATACCGTTCTGGTCGACAATACGCCGATCGACTATCTCGATTTCGCCTCGCCAACGGCGGGGCTCGGCTCCAAGATGGGCATGGATGCCACCAACAAGTGGCCCGGCGAGACCGACCGCGAATGGGGCGAGCCCATCGTGATGAGCGACGAGATCGTCTCGCGGGTCGATGAGCGCTGGGACAGTCTGGGCATTCTGGATTGA
- the trxA gene encoding thioredoxin, producing the protein MSERVAPISERDFESVVLESEQPVLVDFWASWCGPCKTVAPTLESLAEEYEGRLKIVKVDVDEAPELASRFGVRGVPTLMLFLSGNVEASKVGAMPRAQLAAFLDANL; encoded by the coding sequence ATGAGCGAACGTGTGGCACCGATTTCAGAAAGAGACTTTGAATCCGTGGTGTTGGAGAGCGAGCAGCCGGTACTGGTGGATTTCTGGGCCTCCTGGTGTGGGCCGTGCAAGACGGTGGCCCCGACACTCGAGTCGCTGGCGGAGGAATATGAAGGGCGGTTGAAGATCGTCAAGGTCGATGTCGATGAGGCCCCTGAACTGGCGTCCCGTTTCGGCGTTCGTGGCGTGCCGACCCTGATGCTGTTCCTGTCCGGAAATGTCGAGGCCAGCAAGGTCGGGGCGATGCCTCGTGCGCAATTGGCCGCCTTCCTGGATGCCAACCTGTGA
- a CDS encoding 3-deoxy-7-phosphoheptulonate synthase: MTAETTPVTRFDAAQTPTTPGRISREALPSASELRAQLPVDADLAGQIRQHRAEINAILAGEDDRLLVVVGPCSIHDLKAAREYAQRLAVIEPQVRDRLKLVMRVYVEKPRTTVGWKGLAYDPHLDGSDDMASGLRQARELMREINQMGLPVATELLQPLTAAYLEDLLGWAAIGARTTESQIHREMASGLGCAVGFKNGTDGGVEVAVQAIGAAAHGHRHFGMDDSGRPALIETAGNPHTHVVLRGGHGQPNYDADSVAACRRELEGAGLTPRLMVDCSHANSRKDHRRQSEVMLDVLSQRLAGDDALIGVMLESHLNEGKQALPAADKLSQLRHGVSVTDACLGWETTEHLLSLAAERLRDA; this comes from the coding sequence ATGACCGCCGAGACTACCCCCGTGACCCGCTTCGATGCCGCCCAGACACCGACCACTCCCGGACGCATCAGTCGTGAAGCCCTGCCCAGCGCCAGCGAATTGCGCGCGCAGCTGCCGGTGGATGCTGACCTGGCCGGCCAGATTCGCCAGCACCGCGCTGAGATCAACGCGATTCTTGCCGGGGAGGATGATCGCCTGCTGGTGGTAGTCGGCCCGTGTTCCATCCATGATCTCAAGGCCGCGCGTGAATACGCCCAGCGCCTTGCGGTGATCGAACCGCAGGTCCGTGATCGCCTCAAGCTGGTGATGCGTGTCTATGTCGAGAAGCCGCGCACGACGGTGGGCTGGAAGGGGCTGGCCTATGATCCGCATCTGGATGGCAGTGATGACATGGCCAGCGGCCTGCGTCAGGCGCGCGAGCTGATGCGCGAGATCAACCAGATGGGCCTGCCGGTGGCGACGGAGCTGCTGCAGCCGCTGACCGCCGCCTACCTGGAAGACCTGCTCGGCTGGGCGGCCATCGGGGCACGCACCACCGAGTCACAGATCCACCGCGAGATGGCCTCCGGCCTTGGCTGCGCCGTAGGCTTCAAGAATGGAACCGATGGTGGGGTCGAGGTCGCCGTGCAGGCGATCGGTGCGGCAGCTCACGGGCATCGCCACTTCGGCATGGATGACAGCGGGCGCCCGGCGCTGATCGAGACCGCGGGCAATCCCCACACCCACGTGGTGCTGCGGGGCGGCCATGGTCAGCCCAACTACGATGCAGACTCGGTGGCCGCCTGCCGGCGAGAGCTGGAAGGGGCCGGTCTGACACCGCGACTGATGGTCGACTGCAGTCATGCCAACTCGCGCAAGGACCACCGTCGTCAGAGCGAAGTGATGCTGGATGTGCTCTCCCAGCGTCTGGCCGGTGATGACGCCTTGATCGGCGTGATGCTGGAAAGCCATCTCAACGAGGGCAAGCAGGCATTGCCGGCAGCGGACAAGCTCTCGCAGCTGCGCCATGGCGTTTCCGTGACCGATGCCTGTCTCGGGTGGGAGACGACGGAGCATCTGTTGAGTCTGGCGGCAGAGCGTCTGCGAGACGCCTGA